The Chitinophaga pinensis DSM 2588 region TAAGTCAGGGTAACCGTGTGAAAGAAGGCAATACATTTACTGTTCGTGCAAGTTTCCCTCCGGGTGTAACTGCTGCTAAATCATTATTCGTACAGGTTGCTGCTACACCGGCATCTGTTGCTACGGGCGCTGATTATACGGGTCTGCCGACGACCTTCACCATGAATCCGGGTGTGAATCATGCTGATTTCGATATCGTTGCGCTGACTGATAAAGTGATTGAAAATCCTGAGCTGGTAAGATTCAGCGGTGCTGTGACCTTACTGCCGATGATCGTTGTGGATAGTTTCGATCTGTATATAGATGATGCTACTGCAGCTGATCCTTCTATCGCAGCGCTGAAGATCACATTTGATTCCAGCGGTATACACAAAGGTTTAGGATATACAAGAGTGACGATTGGTTTTGCTGATCCGCTGGTTACTTCAGAACTGCCGATTACGATCAACGTAACACCAGATCCGTCTTCTACTGCTGATATCACTAATTATGTTGGTCTGCCGACGGTAGTAAACTTACCAAAGGACAGCAACAAGGTAACGTTCTTCCTGAGTGTACCGGATAATCATGTAGTAGAAGGTAACAAGACATTACAGTTTGCTGCAAGTGCAGCAGGTTATACTGTACTGCCGGTGCCGCCATTACAGATCCTGGAGATCGCAGGTCAGGCGTTGTCAGTAGAAAAAGTAAGTGATGCAGCTGAACCAGCAAAAGATGGCGCCTTTATTATTAAGATGCCGGTTGCTTCCACTTCAGATGTAACTGTAAGTTTCAGAGTAGATTATAATGGTACTAATATCGAACCACTTCCATCGGCGGTGATCATACCTGCCGGTTCGAAAGAGATCACCGTACCTGTGCGTATCAAGGACGACCTGATACTGCAGGGTGACGAGGTATTAAAAGTAACATTGACCAGTGCGGTGGCTGCTAATGGTGGCAACCCGCTGAACCTGACAGTTGATATCGGGCCTGCTGAAATCCTGGTAGTGGATGATGAAAATGCTACTACCGGTCCGAAAGCAGATGCACGTAAACTGTTAATCGAACGTATTGCTGATGCGACACAACCAGCTACAGCCGGTGCATTCAAGATACGTTTTCAGGATCCTACTTTGACTGCTTTTGACAATGTGAAAGTGGTATACAGTCTTGCGGGTACTGCAACTTCCGGTACGGACTATGCTATCCTGCCAGGTTATGCGATCATTCCTAAAGGATCGAGTGAAGTAATGGTGAATGTGAATCCGGCAGGTATTACTTATGCAGGACCAGATTTAACCGTACAGGCGACATTGATGGATGCATCAGCTGCGCTGCCGAATGTGAACTGGAACTTTGTAGACAATCCTGTTGCGACATTGATCATCTATAACCACAATATCGATACGCCGACTGTGAATCTGTTTGCAGCAACCAGTCAGCTGAAAGAAGGCGACGAAGTAGAATTCTTTGTAAGACTGAGCCGCGCTATCACTGTAGACATTCCGGTTACTGTAGATATCACAAATGACGTTTATCGTACGCTGACACTTTCAGGTGGTACTGTGACAGGAAAAGCGGTGACTGTTGTGGTGCCAAAAGGTTCCAAAGAACAGAGCTTTAAAGTGAAGGTAAACGAGAATGAGCTGAATGATGATGACGGATGGGTGAAAGCTGCGGTGAGAGATTTTGATCTTAACAGTGGCAATCCGGCTTACTATACAGGTCTGGCAAGTGAAGTATCGAATACTGTAAGTGATAATGATTCTATGAAACTGACCTTTACAGAGAGTCAGTATTCCGTGAAGGTTGCTTTTGATACGATTGGACAACCATTACCATTTACTGTTCGATTCAACCGGGCAAGTTCCCGTCTTGTAACTGTGTATTACGAATTCTATACACCAGCGCCAACGGAGATTCCGGCTAATACATTGCTGGCAGTTGCGCCGAAAGATTACGATCCGACTATCTTCCCGATATTATTGTTGCCAGGTCAGACAATGATCGACATACCGGTACCGGTGAACAGTGTGGAGAAAGACAAGATCTTCGGTATGCGTTTGCTGAGAGCGACTGTAGCATCTAATCAGAACGTACCGGCGCTTGATTCTATCATGACAGCGAGCGGTCTGATTAAGATCTGTATGGATTGTGATGTGGATGGCGATGGCGTACCTGATTATGTAGAGCGTTTCATCACAGATGGCAGATGGAGAGATGATAACAAGGGTGCATTACGAGTACATCCGGCGATGTCGCCTAACAATGACGGACTGGGTAACGAAACGCTGGAGGTTGAGAACATTGACAAGTATCCTGATAACGAAGTAACAATATTCAACCGCTGGGGTGGTACTGTATTTACGACGAAGAACTATCATAATCAACGAAACAACTTCAATGGTAAAGGAAACGTTGGTGCGACCAAGGGTCAGGATGTTCCGGATGGTTCTTACTTCTTTATTATTCATACGACAGATGCAAGTGGTAACAAAGAACGTTACACAGGGTTCATTGTAATAAAACGATAGCGATGATTGCTAACAAGAAATTCCTTTTGGGTCTGCTGATGGCTGCTGCCTGTTATGTGCCGGCGAAGGCTCAGCAGAGCCCTATCTACTCACAGTACATGTTGAACGGAATTGTCATCAATCCGGCATATGCAGGTACAGACGAATCAGCGAGTCTGAGCGTAGTGGGACGTAACCAATGGGTAGGAGTGGATGGCGCACCGAAAACAGCGACCATGAGTTTCTATTCACCGCTGAATGACAGGGGAACCCATCTTGGTTTCTCTGCAATGAAGGAATCAATCACTGTACAATCACGTACTGATTTTAATGCACTGGCAGCACAGAGTGTGAACCTGAGTGAAACGGTGAAGCTGGCATTGGGATTACAGGTTGGTATGTCGCAGTATAAAGAGAACAACAATCAGCTGACAACCACAGATCCATCTTTTGCGACGAATCTGGCCTATTGGAAAACACAGGTAGGTTTTGGTTTTGCATTATTCGCCGAAAACTTTTATCTGGGTTTATCGTCGCCGGCTTTTAAAAGCTTTGATCTGGGCAACAGTGTAAATAAAGTGAAGGCAATTTCACACATGTATTTACAGGCGGCATATGCGGCAAGAGTAAATGATGATTTGCTGGTGAAGCCTTCTATATTGTTGAGACAGGCCCAGGGAAGTGGTTTGCAGTACGATATTAATACCAGCGTATTATTGAAAGAGGTGATCTGGTTGGGTGTTTCCTGGCGTTCAGAGAAGACCGTGACCGGGTTGGTGCAGGCGAGACTGGGAGAGAAGTTCCAGATAGGTTATTCTTATGATACGCCTATGTCATCCAATCTGAAAGGGGCGCAATCGGTATCTCATGAGTTGATGTTGAACTTTCGATTCGGCTGGAGTGTTGATCATGAGATCATCCCACGCGTATTCTAAACAGGTTATTATTACCGAAAACACATACTGATTTATCAATTTCCCGCATTTTCCATGCGGGATTTTTTTTATCGCTATATCTCATTGATAATGAATGAAAAACAGGATCGTTTTTTTTTCAAAAAAAAGAAAATCTTAAAATCCGTGTTTAAACATTTATCGTAAGTATTTATAGACAGGTGAATGAAGGAAACATCTTTTCCGGATACACCTAAAGAATTTTAATTAGAAAAGTTGTGTCTTTTAATGGTTAACTTGGGAAACAGCCTGGTATTTTTACCAGGCTGGATTTTTTTATAGCGGTCTTCTCATTACATAGTCCAGCATCCAGTAGCCATTACCGATATCGGTATCTTTCTCTTTGAAAATGCTGAAGCCCTGTTTTTCGTAAAAGAACCTGGCTTTATTATCTTTCTTCACATCCAGTTCGAGGATCTTGCCATTCTCAGCCAGAACTCTTTCCACCACATTATCCAACAATAATTTTCCTACACCTTTTCCCTGATAATCGCTGTGCAGATATATTTTCTGCAATTTGAAAACGCCTGCTTCATCAGTGTTGCTATAGGAGGCAAATCCGATAGGACGCTGGTCGTCATATAACAGGAGGAATCTGTGTGCTTTCTCCGTCATCTGACTGCTCAGTGCAGCAGTGCTGTACATCATTTCCAGCATGTATTCTATCTGTTCAGGACTCAGCAGGTCTTTGTATGTAGGGCGCCAGATTTCGTCTCTGAGCTGCTGAATAATGGGTATGTCGGTTATTGTAGCAATTTCGATTCTATACATAGTATACATAGTATTCAATTAGGAATTAGGAATTAAGAATTAAGAATTGAATGCAGCGGAGATTGCTGTTGTTATTGGTTAAACCAGTGGCAAAGACAACATTGAGATGATCTTATTATTAGGTTGTTTGTCAGTTTAATCAAATTTTTAATTCTTAATTCTTAATTCTTAATTCTTAATTCTTTTTTAGTTTCCTCGAATAATTTTCTTTATCACTTCCAGCAGGCTCTCCAGCGGAGTGTATCCTTTTGCGATAAGGTAATATTGTGTTCCATCATCGAAGATAGCGGCTGGAAATCCTGTGATACCCCATTGTTCAACCTGGTTGAATTCCTGGATGGTATCATATCTGTTGGCATCGTCTTTCATTTTTTCCAGGAACTCATCCACCGGCAACCGATATTTTGCAATCAGGTCACGGTAGGTCGCATCTTCATTCAGGCTTTTGCCTTCATAGTTGAGTGCGAGTTGCATATCGTGTGCAAAAGACAATGCTTTTTGTGGCAGGTATTGTTTGAAAACGGTGAGTGCAATACTTGGTTTTTCTGAATCCATGATATCGTCGGTGCGCAGGTATTGTTCAAGGAAGGCTTCTCCGAATTGTACACCTGTAGTAGCTTCTACCTGTTTGTGTGCTTCTTTGATGTAGTTATACATGGCAGCAGCGGGTCGGTGATTGGAGCTGAGCAACATTCCACCGGAGAGTACTTCTACTTCGGTGGCTGGTCCGAGTTGTTGTTGCAGTCGTTCGATAACAGGTGTAAATCCATAACACCAGCCGCATAGTGCGTCGTATATATAGATCAGTTTCATGATTGTGCTCTCGTTTTTAGTTGGCGCTGTTGTGCTATTTTTTCTTTTTGCTGATGAATGCTTCCAGTTCGGCGGCGCTGAAACTGCTCAGGTTATGCGCAGCGGTGAGTCCGCCTTTTCTTGCAGCGAGGGTACCGTAGTAAATATCGTGGAAGCCGTCAGTGCTGTGTGCATCCGGATCTACGGACAGCAGCACATTTTTCTCCAGTGCGTATGGAATCCATTCCCAGTCGATATCGAGACGCCGCGGATGTGCATTGATCTCAATAACCACATTGTGTGTAGCACATGCGTCAATGATCTGCTGATGATTGACAGGATAACCGTTACGGCTGAGCAGGAGGCGACCGGTCATATGACCGAGTATAGTAGTGTAAGGATTTTCTATTGCTTTCAGGAGTCGCGCCATTGCTTTTTCTTCACTCATTTTAAGGTTGGAGTGTACGGATGCAATGACGAGATCGAATGAGGCGAGTATTTCATCCGGGTAATCGAGACTGCCATCGTTAAGGATATCAGCTTCTACGCTTTTGAAAATACGGAATGGAGCGAGTTGTTTATTCAGTGCATCGATCTCTGCGTGTTGTGCCTGTATACGCTCGATACTGAGTCCGTTTGCATAGAAGGCAGAGCGGGAGTGATCACTGATAACGAGGTATTCAAAGCCCTGTTCTTTGGCAGTGGTTGCCATTTGCAGCAGGGTATGTTCCCCATCGCTCCAGGTACTGTGACTGTGAATGATGCCTTTGATGTCTTTGTGTGTGATCAGTACCGGCAGTTGTTTCTTTTTAGCGAGATTGATGGCGAGTCCGCCGTTACGCAGACAAGGCTCGATATACTCCATTCCTGCCTGTGTGAAGATCGCTTCTTCTGTTGCATTAGCGGGAATGCTGTTCAGGTCAAGCGATGCATTAAAGTGCTCCAGGAAGGAAGCAGATGCGGTAGTTGTGAATAGTACTTTATTAAAATCTTCAGCGGAGGCGGTGTAGACTTTAATTTTTATGTGTTGTTCGTGTTGCCATGTGATCGCATCTCCGGTTACGGTAGCTGCGGTGAGTGCCGGCAATGCGGATAATTTTTCCTGCAGGGCGGGAGTGGGGAGAGCGGCGACAAATTCTATTTCGTCGATGATATTTTCATTGCGACGGAATTGGCCGGTCAATGAAACGGCGGCGGGCGTCAGTAGTTGACTGAATTCTTTTTCCAGAGAAAGTGCCAGTGCTTCTGCCTGAGCGTAGAGGTAGCGGCCTTGGTTGCTGAAATAGAATTCGATGCTTTGTTTAACGGCGTCCTGTGTTTTTTGTCCAAAGCCTTTGAGTAGGGTAAGGCGGTTTTCATTACAGGCGTATAGCAGTTCCCCGAGGCTTTCCGCTTCCAGTTCTTTCCAGATGGTTGCTATTTTTTTAGGGCCGAGGCCTTTTATTTTCATCATCTCCAGGATGCCTGGAGGTGTTTTCAGTAGGTATGCTTCGAGGGCGGCGAATTTGCCAGTCTGGAGCATTTCCTGAATAGCTTTGCTGATGGAGTCACCGATGCCTTTAATTTTAGCGATTTCTTCCGGAGGCGTAACCTGCAATTGTATAGGGAGTTTCTCCACGGTAAATGCGGCGCTGGCGAAAGATTTGGCTTTAAAACTATTATCTCCCTGTATGTCCATGAGTTTGGAGATCAGGGAGAAATTATCGGCAATAGCGTAATTATCGAGCATAAGTAGAATTGAAATGCGAATTTACAGAGGGTGGGGTATATATAAATAAAAAAAGATCCTGGCGGTAGCCAGGACCTTTTATTTTACAGTTTGTAAAGTCGAGCTTACAACTCTGGAGCGATGGTAGTCGCTGGAGTTGAGTTTGGATTTTCGGCTGGTTTACCAGCTTTTTTCCTTGCAGCAGCTTTCTTCTTAGGAGCAGCTTTCTTAGCAGCAGCTTTTTTAGGAGCGGCTTTCTTAGCAGCAGCTTTCTTAGGAGCAGCTTTCTTAGCAGCGGCTTTTTTAGGAGCAGCTTTCTTAGCAGCAGCCTTTTTAGGAGCAGCTTTCTTAGCAGCAGCTTTTTTAGGAGCAGCTTTCTTAGCAGCAGCCTTTTTAGGAGCAGCTTTCTTAGCAGCAGCCTTTTTAGGAGCAGCTTTCTTAGCAGCAGCTTTTTTAGGAGCAGCTTTCTTAGCAGCAGCTTTTTTAGGAGCGGCTTTCTTAGCAGCAGCTTTTTTAGGAGCGGCTTTCTTAGCAGCAGCCTTTTTAGGAGCAGCTTTCTTAGCCGCTTTTTTAATTGTTGCCATTGTTTTTTGAATTTTGGGTTAGTAATTAAAATTGGGTATTAGAAAAAACTTTATGGCAAACACTGTTCCAGACTTACGCCTGAGCAGTGGTGTCAATTGACTTTACGGAAACGATGGTTCTGTTTTCACGTCCTTTTCTGAACTCAACAACGCCATCAGCAACTGCGAAAATGGTAAAATCTCTACCAATTCCTACGTTAGCTCCTGGGTGATAAACGGTACCACGCTGGCGAACAATGATGTTACCAGATACGGCTGCCTGACCACCAAAAATTTTTACTCCCAGCCTTTTGCTTTGGGAATCACGGCCGTTCTTAACGCTACCTTCACCTTTTTTATGTGCCATTTCTTATGTACGATTTTAGAACTTTATCAAATAAAAATTAAGCAATCTCGTTGATCCGGATCTTTGTAAAGTGTGTACGGTGACCAACTTTCTTTCTGAAACCTTTTCTGCGTTTCATTTTGAAAGCAATTACCTTATCACCCTGAACATGGCTCAGGATCTCTGCTTTTACCACTGATTTTACATCAGTACCTACGGTCGGCTTACCACCATTATCTACTAACAACACTTCAGAGAACTGCACTTTATCTCCAATATTTCCCTGCAACTGCTGTACAAAGATTTCCTGGTCTTTTTGTACTTTGAATTGCTGACCTGCGATTTTTACAACTGCAAACATAGTTATCCAAAAATAATTTCCTGCAAAATTAGGAATTGTTTTCTAATTGACAAAGTTTTCTCAGCTTTTTGCCATCAGACCTGAAAACAGGCTGATTCCGCTGAGAAATACAATTTATATTTTCAAAGATACATACTTTATTTTAATATAGATAATTACAATCTTTGCTTATACGGCTGATTTCGCTGTAAACCTTATCAGCACTGCTATCCGGCTTATTACTCAATCCGCTGAAAACCCTTGTAATATGAGCTATTATAACAATTTTTATTTTATACATTTGTCCTTTCTCTTATCTTAAAATAAAAGGGCATGAAGCTTAAATCACTGCTTGCCAAACCATTTGCTTCCATTGTTGCCAACAAGATCAGGAAGGAAATGCAACGGGCGGTAGAAGACCAGGAGGCGATCCTGGAGGAGTTGATTAAAACAGGCAGGAAAACTGAGTTCGGAAACGATCATCAATTCGGAAATATCAATAACTACAATGATTACAAGCAGGCGGTGCCTGTAAGGGATTATGAACAGTTCAAGCCCTATATCAATAAGATAAAGGATGGTAAACAGAATGTATTGTGGAAAGGTCAGCCCATTTATCTGGCTAAGACTTCCGGCACCACCAGTGGTGTAAAATATATTCCTATTACAAAGGACTCGATCTCCAATCATATAGATACGGCCCGTAATGCCCTGCTGAATTATATGTCAGAAACAGGCAGAACGGAATTTGCGGATGGTAAACTCATATTTTTATCCGGTTCTCCTATCCTGGAAAGGGTAGGCGGTATTCCTTATGGCCGTCTGAGTGGTATTGTGAATCACCACGTACCGCGTTATCTGCGTACGAATCAGTTACCGACATATGAAACGAATTGTATAGAAGACTGGGAAACCAAGCTGGACAAAATCGTTGATGAAACTATTAATGAAGATATGCGTCTGATCAGTGGTATTCCACCATGGATGCAGATGTATTTTGACAGACTGATCGAAAGAAGTGGAAAATCGGTTGGGGAGCTGTTTAAAAACCTGGATGTGCTGGTATATGGCGGGGTGAACTTCGAACCTTACCGTGCGAAGCTGATGGCGGCTGTTGGTCGTCCGATCAATACCATTGAAACATTCCCGGCATCTGAAGGTTTCTTTGCTTTCCAGGATACGCAGGAACACAAAGGGCTGTTGCTGAACACCAATTCCGGCATTTTCTACGAATTCATTCCGGCCAATGAAATATTTGACGCGAATCCTACCCGTCTATCATTACGTGATGTACAGGTGGGGGTGAACTATGCGTTGGTGGTGAGCACCAATGCCGGTTTGTGGTCTTATAACATTGGCGACACTGTAAAATTTGTTTCTACTAATCCATACCGTTTGCTGGTAACAGGACGTATTAAACATTTCATTTCTGCATTTGGCGAACATGTGATCGGAGAGGAAGTGGAGTATAGTCTGATGCGTGCGGCGAAGGAAGAAAACCTGCAGATCACTGAATTTACCGTAGCGCCGATGGTAGCGCCGGATGGAGAGTTGCCTTTCCACGAGTGGTTTGTAGAGTTTGAGCAGGCGCCTGCCGATCTGCGTGCTTTTGCGGAAAAGGTAGATGCTTATATGCAGGAGAAGAACATTTATTACAACGACCTGTTGACGGGCAGTATTCTGCAACCGTTGAAAATCAGACCAGTACGCAAGAACGGGTTCATCGATTATATGAAGTCGGTAGGTAAACTCGGCGGGCAGAACAAGGTGCCGCGTCTGAGTAATGACAGGACACTGGCGGATGAACTGAGTAAGTTCCTTATGTAATTAAGAATTAAAAAATTAAGGATTAGGAATTATTTGTGGAGATATCTGCAAATAATTCTTAATCCTTAATTCTTAATTCCTAATTCTCTTATTTCCCTTATTATTGCAGCAATGAGTAAGAAGAACATAGCCATCTTTGGCTCCACAGGATCTATTGGCATCCAGGCATTGGAGGTGATTGAAGCACATCCTGACAAGTTCAGCGTGGAAGTATTGACGGGGGGGCAGAATGCCAACCTTTTAATAGAACAGGCTTTAAAATTTCGTCCGAATGCGGTGGTAATAGCCGATGAAACACAGTATGAGAAGGTGAAGGACGCATTATTCGATAAAGGTATCAAGGTATTTGCGGGTGCGAAAGCCATGGTGGAAGTAGCTGCCTGGAATACAATTGATATGATGCTGGCGGCTGTAATGGGCTTTGCCGGTCTGGCGCCGACTCTGGCTGCCATTGAACAGGGTACGCCGATTGCCCTGGCAAATAAAGAAACCCTGGTAGTGGCAGGCGATATCGTGATGGCAGCAGCCAACAAGCGGAATGTTCCTGTCGTACCTGTAGATTCTGAACACTCAGCTATATTTCAGTGTCTGTTAGGCGAAGACCTGCGGAAAGTGGATAAAGTAATCCTGACTGCTTCCGGTGGTCCTTTCCTTGGTAAAAAGCCTAATTTCCTGATCAATGTGAAAAAAGATCATGCGTTGCAGCATCCTAACTGGAGAATGGGCGCGAAGATCACCATTGACTGTGCAACACTGATGAATAAAGGCCTGGAAATGATTGAGGCCCGTTGGTTATTCAATCTGCCGCCTGAAAAGATCGAGGTAGTGATACATCCGCAGTCGATCATTCACTCTATGGTGGAATTTGTGGATGGTTCGCTGAAAGCGCAGCTGGGCGTACCTGATATGAAATTGCCGATACAACTGGCTTTAGGATTTCCGGAAAGATTAGCCAACGATTTCCCGAAATTCTCTTTCAAGAATAATCCTACGCTGACATTTGAACAGCCTGATACCAAGACTTTCCGTAACCTGGCCATTGCTATTGAGGCAATGCACAAGGGAGGAAATGCAGCCTGTGTCATGAACGCTGCAAATGAAGAAGTGGTACATGCTTTCCTGAAGAACAGGATTGGTTTCCTGCAGATGACGGAGGTGATAGAAGAGACGATGGCGAAGATTGCATTTGTAGAAAAACCTACATTGCATGACTATTATGAAAGCGATCAGGCTGCCAGGGAATATGCAAATTCCATGATCAATGCTATAGTGATTTAATATTACATTAACGCTGTACTGCAGTTGAACCGCCTATATTTGCCGGACTATCTATAGATTAATAACTTTATATATTTACTGTCAGATTCATCTACATGACCACACAAGAAATATTGGTAAAGGCCGGGCAGTTGATACTGTCACTATCCATACTGGTCGTTTTACACGAGCTTGGGCACTTTATCCCCGCCAAGCTTTTTAAAGCAAGGGTTGAAAAGTTTTATTTGTTCTTTGACCCCTGGTTTTCCTTGTTTAAAAAGAAAAAAGGAGATACAGAATATGGTATTGGCTGGTTGCCACTGGGCGGATATGTAAAAATATCCGGTATGGTGGATGAGAGCATGGACCGTGAGCAGATGGCAAAACCGCCACAGCCATGGGAATTCCGCTCAAAACCAGCCTGGCAGCGTCTGATCATCATGATTGGCGGTGTTACCGTTAACCTGATACTTGGTTTCCTGATCTACGCGATGATGTTGTGGCATTGGGGCGAAAGCTATCTGCCGACCAAAAACCTGACTTATGGTATTGCGGTTGACTCCCTGGCTGGTAGTATTGGTTTGAAAGACGGAGACATGGTATTATCTGTGAATAAGGAACCAGTTGAAAATTTCCGTTCTATTCCGGCAGAGATCATTCTTCGCGAAGCAACCAGCATCCAGGTAGAGCGTGATGGCAAGCCTGTTGACATCAAGATCCCCACTGGTTTTATCCGTGAAATGATCAAAAGAAAAGGCACTTTGATGGATGTGCGCATTCCGTTTGAAGTGGATACCGTATTGCCGAAATCAGCAGCAGAGAAAGCCGGTTTCAGAAAAGGCGACAGAACTTTGTCTGTAAACGGAGCGCCTGCGAGCTATTTCCATGAGTTCAGAAAGGTATTACAGAGCTACAAGAATAAAACTGTTCCTATCCAGGTTTTACGTGACGGCGATACTATTCAGTTATTCGCACACGTTACCGAAAATGGTACAGTTGGTATGGCGCCTGCTAATCCGGAAAAGGATTTCAAATTCGCTACCAGAGAATATACTTTATTACAGGCGATTCCTGCAGGTTTCTCTAAGTGTATCAATACACTGGTGAAATATGTACAGCAGCTGCGTCTGATCTTCGTTTCCAAAGAAGTAAAAGCCAATGAATCCCTGGGTGGTTTCATCAGCATCGGTAACCTGTTCCCTGCTCATTGGGACTGGATTGCTTTCTGGGAAATGACGGCGTTGTTGTCAATCATCCTGGCATTTATGAATATCCTACCGATTCCGGCGCTGGATGGTGGTCATGTACTGTTCCTCTTATACGAGATCATTACCGGCCGTAAACCAAGCGAGAAATTCCTGGAATATGCACAGATTGTTGGGATGATCATCCTGT contains the following coding sequences:
- a CDS encoding GH3 auxin-responsive promoter family protein, which encodes MKLKSLLAKPFASIVANKIRKEMQRAVEDQEAILEELIKTGRKTEFGNDHQFGNINNYNDYKQAVPVRDYEQFKPYINKIKDGKQNVLWKGQPIYLAKTSGTTSGVKYIPITKDSISNHIDTARNALLNYMSETGRTEFADGKLIFLSGSPILERVGGIPYGRLSGIVNHHVPRYLRTNQLPTYETNCIEDWETKLDKIVDETINEDMRLISGIPPWMQMYFDRLIERSGKSVGELFKNLDVLVYGGVNFEPYRAKLMAAVGRPINTIETFPASEGFFAFQDTQEHKGLLLNTNSGIFYEFIPANEIFDANPTRLSLRDVQVGVNYALVVSTNAGLWSYNIGDTVKFVSTNPYRLLVTGRIKHFISAFGEHVIGEEVEYSLMRAAKEENLQITEFTVAPMVAPDGELPFHEWFVEFEQAPADLRAFAEKVDAYMQEKNIYYNDLLTGSILQPLKIRPVRKNGFIDYMKSVGKLGGQNKVPRLSNDRTLADELSKFLM
- the rplU gene encoding 50S ribosomal protein L21, which gives rise to MFAVVKIAGQQFKVQKDQEIFVQQLQGNIGDKVQFSEVLLVDNGGKPTVGTDVKSVVKAEILSHVQGDKVIAFKMKRRKGFRKKVGHRTHFTKIRINEIA
- a CDS encoding 1-deoxy-D-xylulose-5-phosphate reductoisomerase; amino-acid sequence: MSKKNIAIFGSTGSIGIQALEVIEAHPDKFSVEVLTGGQNANLLIEQALKFRPNAVVIADETQYEKVKDALFDKGIKVFAGAKAMVEVAAWNTIDMMLAAVMGFAGLAPTLAAIEQGTPIALANKETLVVAGDIVMAAANKRNVPVVPVDSEHSAIFQCLLGEDLRKVDKVILTASGGPFLGKKPNFLINVKKDHALQHPNWRMGAKITIDCATLMNKGLEMIEARWLFNLPPEKIEVVIHPQSIIHSMVEFVDGSLKAQLGVPDMKLPIQLALGFPERLANDFPKFSFKNNPTLTFEQPDTKTFRNLAIAIEAMHKGGNAACVMNAANEEVVHAFLKNRIGFLQMTEVIEETMAKIAFVEKPTLHDYYESDQAAREYANSMINAIVI
- a CDS encoding DNA polymerase/3'-5' exonuclease PolX; translation: MLDNYAIADNFSLISKLMDIQGDNSFKAKSFASAAFTVEKLPIQLQVTPPEEIAKIKGIGDSISKAIQEMLQTGKFAALEAYLLKTPPGILEMMKIKGLGPKKIATIWKELEAESLGELLYACNENRLTLLKGFGQKTQDAVKQSIEFYFSNQGRYLYAQAEALALSLEKEFSQLLTPAAVSLTGQFRRNENIIDEIEFVAALPTPALQEKLSALPALTAATVTGDAITWQHEQHIKIKVYTASAEDFNKVLFTTTASASFLEHFNASLDLNSIPANATEEAIFTQAGMEYIEPCLRNGGLAINLAKKKQLPVLITHKDIKGIIHSHSTWSDGEHTLLQMATTAKEQGFEYLVISDHSRSAFYANGLSIERIQAQHAEIDALNKQLAPFRIFKSVEADILNDGSLDYPDEILASFDLVIASVHSNLKMSEEKAMARLLKAIENPYTTILGHMTGRLLLSRNGYPVNHQQIIDACATHNVVIEINAHPRRLDIDWEWIPYALEKNVLLSVDPDAHSTDGFHDIYYGTLAARKGGLTAAHNLSSFSAAELEAFISKKKK
- the rpmA gene encoding 50S ribosomal protein L27, producing the protein MAHKKGEGSVKNGRDSQSKRLGVKIFGGQAAVSGNIIVRQRGTVYHPGANVGIGRDFTIFAVADGVVEFRKGRENRTIVSVKSIDTTAQA
- a CDS encoding histone H1-like repetitive region-containing protein, producing MATIKKAAKKAAPKKAAAKKAAPKKAAAKKAAPKKAAAKKAAPKKAAAKKAAPKKAAAKKAAPKKAAAKKAAPKKAAAKKAAPKKAAAKKAAPKKAAAKKAAPKKAAAKKAAPKKAAAKKAAPKKKAAARKKAGKPAENPNSTPATTIAPEL
- a CDS encoding type IX secretion system membrane protein PorP/SprF, with protein sequence MIANKKFLLGLLMAAACYVPAKAQQSPIYSQYMLNGIVINPAYAGTDESASLSVVGRNQWVGVDGAPKTATMSFYSPLNDRGTHLGFSAMKESITVQSRTDFNALAAQSVNLSETVKLALGLQVGMSQYKENNNQLTTTDPSFATNLAYWKTQVGFGFALFAENFYLGLSSPAFKSFDLGNSVNKVKAISHMYLQAAYAARVNDDLLVKPSILLRQAQGSGLQYDINTSVLLKEVIWLGVSWRSEKTVTGLVQARLGEKFQIGYSYDTPMSSNLKGAQSVSHELMLNFRFGWSVDHEIIPRVF
- a CDS encoding GNAT family N-acetyltransferase; its protein translation is MYRIEIATITDIPIIQQLRDEIWRPTYKDLLSPEQIEYMLEMMYSTAALSSQMTEKAHRFLLLYDDQRPIGFASYSNTDEAGVFKLQKIYLHSDYQGKGVGKLLLDNVVERVLAENGKILELDVKKDNKARFFYEKQGFSIFKEKDTDIGNGYWMLDYVMRRPL
- a CDS encoding DsbA family protein; translation: MKLIYIYDALCGWCYGFTPVIERLQQQLGPATEVEVLSGGMLLSSNHRPAAAMYNYIKEAHKQVEATTGVQFGEAFLEQYLRTDDIMDSEKPSIALTVFKQYLPQKALSFAHDMQLALNYEGKSLNEDATYRDLIAKYRLPVDEFLEKMKDDANRYDTIQEFNQVEQWGITGFPAAIFDDGTQYYLIAKGYTPLESLLEVIKKIIRGN
- the rseP gene encoding RIP metalloprotease RseP, which produces MTTQEILVKAGQLILSLSILVVLHELGHFIPAKLFKARVEKFYLFFDPWFSLFKKKKGDTEYGIGWLPLGGYVKISGMVDESMDREQMAKPPQPWEFRSKPAWQRLIIMIGGVTVNLILGFLIYAMMLWHWGESYLPTKNLTYGIAVDSLAGSIGLKDGDMVLSVNKEPVENFRSIPAEIILREATSIQVERDGKPVDIKIPTGFIREMIKRKGTLMDVRIPFEVDTVLPKSAAEKAGFRKGDRTLSVNGAPASYFHEFRKVLQSYKNKTVPIQVLRDGDTIQLFAHVTENGTVGMAPANPEKDFKFATREYTLLQAIPAGFSKCINTLVKYVQQLRLIFVSKEVKANESLGGFISIGNLFPAHWDWIAFWEMTALLSIILAFMNILPIPALDGGHVLFLLYEIITGRKPSEKFLEYAQIVGMIILFGLLLYANGLDIWRSIFK